In Deinococcus cellulosilyticus NBRC 106333 = KACC 11606, a genomic segment contains:
- a CDS encoding phosphoadenosine phosphosulfate reductase family protein has translation MSETMRHVLLVSGGKDSTALAIYMKEHHPEIEMEYLFCDTHKELPETYEYLSRLEAFLGKPITRLLEDEQERGFDYWLDMYRGYLPSPNMRWCTRQLKIEPFEKYIGTDPVHLYIAIRADEHRDGHITSKPNVTPVYPFKEAGITREDVFRLLEESSVGIPKYYEWRSRSGCTFCFFQRGIEWVGLLERHPDKFEEAMQYEKPEEGYTWREGESLADLARPERIAQIKLEEEKRQKRAAARRRPKSLAEAFTGEMDAEEEVGCSICHL, from the coding sequence ATGAGTGAAACCATGCGGCACGTTCTGCTGGTCTCAGGGGGCAAGGACAGCACTGCACTTGCCATCTATATGAAAGAACACCACCCCGAGATCGAGATGGAGTACCTGTTCTGTGACACCCACAAGGAACTCCCCGAAACCTACGAATACCTGTCCCGCCTGGAGGCCTTTCTGGGGAAACCCATCACCCGGCTTTTGGAAGACGAGCAGGAGAGGGGTTTTGATTACTGGCTGGACATGTACCGGGGATACCTGCCCTCCCCGAACATGCGCTGGTGCACAAGGCAACTGAAAATTGAACCGTTTGAGAAATACATCGGAACCGACCCCGTGCACCTTTATATCGCCATCCGTGCAGATGAGCACCGGGATGGGCACATCACCTCCAAACCCAACGTGACCCCCGTTTACCCCTTCAAGGAAGCAGGAATCACCAGAGAGGACGTGTTCAGGCTGCTCGAAGAAAGCAGTGTTGGCATCCCAAAATACTACGAGTGGCGTTCCCGTTCTGGCTGCACTTTTTGTTTCTTCCAGCGGGGCATCGAGTGGGTGGGCCTTTTAGAGCGTCACCCCGACAAATTCGAGGAGGCCATGCAGTACGAGAAACCCGAGGAGGGTTACACCTGGAGGGAAGGGGAGAGCCTCGCTGACCTTGCCCGACCAGAACGCATCGCCCAGATTAAACTCGAAGAGGAAAAACGCCAGAAACGGGCCGCAGCACGCCGCAGACCGAAATCCCTGGCCGAAGCTTTCACTGGAGAGATGGACGCCGAGGAAGAAGTGGGCTGTTCCATCTGTCACCTGTGA